In Desulfuromonas acetexigens, the genomic stretch CCATTCTCCGGAGCGGGTGGCGGCATAGGCCTGGGGAATCTGGCGGGCCAGGGCCAGGAGCATGGCGATGGTATATTCGGCCATGGTCGTGGTGCTGCCGAAGGGGGTGTTCATGATGACCACCCCTTTGGCGTTAGCGGCCACCAGGTCCATGTTCTCTACACCGATTCCGGCGCGGGCGACGACCTTGAGGCAAGGGGCGGCGGCGAAGACCGCTTCGGTCACCTGGGTGCCCCCCCGAACCACTAGCGCATCGACATCGGCCACGGCCTCCAGAAGCTCTTCCTCGGTCATGCCGGGACGATACTTGAGGCTGAGGCCTTTGGCGTTCTCAAAAATTTTCAGGCCTTCCATGGAAAACTTGTCGGTGACGAGGACCTTCATGGTTTCCACTCCGGATGATTGGCGGGCATGGCAAGCGGCTCCTAGGCATTTCGAACGAGGTACGGTAGCAAGACCGGCCCTTTCTGTCAAGGTCAAACCGGGGTCGCTCGGGATTGGGAAATAAAAGCTAAAACAGGAAGATAGCCGGTCAGGGGAGGGGTGACGAAGGGTGAACGAAGCGGCGGTGAAAGGGGGCCGGACGCCCAGACATAAAAAAGCTCCGCGAAGGGCTTCGCGGAGCTTTTGAGATTCGGAGAAGCCTGGTATCAGATTTTGACGATGTTGGCGGCCTGCGGACCTTTCTGGCCTTCGATCACGTCAAACTGGACCCGCTGACCCTCGGCCAGGGATTTGAAGCCATCGCCGCTGATCGCCGAGAAATGGGCGAATACGTCGGGGCCGTTATCTTGCTGAATGAAACCAAACCCTTTTGCGTCGTTAAACCACTTGACCGTTCCTTCTGCCATCTTCCTGTGCTCCTTTTTGTCTTTCCGGGCGACCGGTGTTGAAATAGCAAGTCCCGGCGGCCCGAAGCCCGCGATAAACCTCCCACCGCGTGGGGTCGGGCGGTTGCTGGCGAGGCACGGCCCTGCTCTTCCGGAACTTGGCAGAAACGCTAGCATATAAATACCGGGCTGGCAACCGTGTTTTTTATGCTTTTTATGTGAGAATCCAGGGTATTTGCTCTGGATTCAGGAGGTTTTCGCCGGGTGCAGTCCGTCGCGCAAATACTGGATCAGTAGACGTACACCGACCCCGGTCCCGCCTTGGGTGCGCCCGGGTACCCCCTTTTCCTCCCAGGCGGTACCGGCGATATCGAGATGCGCCCAGGAAAAGTCCTCGGCGAAAGCCTGCAGAAAAGCGGCGGCGGTGATCGTTCCCGCCGGACGTCCGGCGGTATTCTTCAGGTCGGCCACTTCGCTCTTGAGCAGCTTGGCGTATTCTTCCCAGAGGGGGAGTTGCCAGAGACGTTCGCCGCAGCGTTCTCCGGCGTTGCCTAAGGCGCGAATCAGGCCGTCGTGATTGCCGAGAACGGCGCTGGCCTCATGCCCGAGGGCGATGATACAGGCGCCGGTGAGGGTGGCGATGTCGATGACCGCCCGCGGGGCGAAACGCTTGGCGTAGGTCAGGGTATCGGCCAGAATCAGGCGCCCTTCGGCGTCCGTATTGAGTACCTCGATGGTCTTGCCGGAGAGGGAGGTGAGGATGTCGCCAGGACGGATGGCGCTCCCCGAAGGAAGGTTTTCCACCGCC encodes the following:
- a CDS encoding cold-shock protein, encoding MAEGTVKWFNDAKGFGFIQQDNGPDVFAHFSAISGDGFKSLAEGQRVQFDVIEGQKGPQAANIVKI